The segment TGCTTGCCCTGTTTCGATTAAACCGATAGCATCTGCAATTAATAATTCTGTACTACTACCTCCACCAACGATTTCTTTCACTACGCCAGGGCGTACCCCTAAATAAGTCGCTACTTGATGCGGTGTACAAGAATCACCCTCTGAATAACTCATAAAGCCATCGATATCTTTTGCTTCTAACCCCGCATCTGCAATCGCTGCCCGTGCCGCATCTAATGCTAAATGTAATGGCGTTACACCAGAATTTTTAGAACGTTTACTTTCACCTACGCCAACAATGGCATATTTATTCCGAATATTATTCATCGTCTAGCACTCCTTCTAATTAAATTGTAAAATCGCTTCGCCTGAACCGACGATTTGTTGTGGACCTTTTTCTGCAAACAACTCTAAAACAGCCAATTGTTTACCGTCTTCTTCATAAATTTTCTTTACAACACCTAGGCAAGTGATGACATCGTTTGGCACTGTCATGGCACCAAAACGCATTTTGAAATCCTTTACAACTGCCACATCACCAGCTAGTTTATTTACGTACTCTCCAAGGAATCCCATTACGAGCATGCCGTGTGCAATGACACCGGGTAAACCAATTTTTTGAGCGAATGCATCATCCGTATGTAACGGGTTAAAATCTCCTGATGCTCCTGCATATTTCACAAGCTGCACTTTCGTCACTTTTTCTTTTGTATGTGTTGGTAGCTGTTGCCCCTCTACTAACTGATCCAGTTGAACCATTAAGCATTCCCCTTTCTCTATCGGGCTGAGTATAGAAACTCAGCCCATAAAAAATCATTTCACTACTAATGATCGATAAATAATATTCATACGGCTCGTTACGACATGATTTCCTACCGTGTCCACTATTTCTGTGTCGAGCACTAAAAATTCCATCATGCCATTTTTCCCTTCACGTTCGTATACATCTGTCACCTTTAATTGACAGTGCAATACATCCCCAGGTCGTATCGCACGCGTATAAATAAATTGTTGCTCGCCGTGAAGCATACGACGGTAATCCAAGCCTAAATCGAACTGTTCTCCATTATCTGGACTAATCGCAACCGGAAATGTTGGCGGTGCAATAATGCCACCATGTACCGTCGTTTTTGCATATTTTTCATCTATATATAAAGGGTTGGTATCACCAATTGCTTGGGCAAATTGACGAATATGACGCTGGTCCACTTGAAAGATAAAGGGATTACTCGTTTTTCCAACTAAATGTGCTAATTCCATGAAACTTACCCTCCTACTACTTGTATTTCTGCCACTTTTTCTTGTACGACAATCATGGCATCCGCCGCTTTTATCCCATTTTCATACACGATCAATGGGTTAATATCGAGCTCTTTAATCTTTTCTTTGTTGTCGGTCATTAAATTGGACACTTTTAAAAGTACGTCGATGATCGCTTCCTTATCTACTGGTGCTTTCCCACGTGCGCCGTGTAAAATCGCTTTCCCTTGTAGCTCTTCTAGTAAATCAACAGCATCTTTACGTGTTAATGGCGCCACTTTAAACGCGATATCTTTAAACACTTCTACAAATATTCCACCTAAACCAGCCATAATGACTGGACCAAATGTTTCATCATTGTGGGCACCGATAATAATTTCCACACCACTTGGCAACATTTCTTGCACGGATACCCCATTTAATGTTGCTGCAGGGTTATACGCTTTCGCATTAGTCATCACTTCTTCAAATGCATTTCGTACATCCTCTTCAGATGCTACATTTAAACGTATCGCATCTGCTTCCGTCTTATGTGGAATATGAGGTGAATCGATTTTTAACACAACTGGGAATCCAACCGATTTCGCGATTTTCACTGCTTCTTCAGCGTCCCTTGCGATAGAGCGTTTTGTCGTAGGTATACCGTAATGATCAAGCACTTCACTCGCTTCTGATTCACTTAAAGTCGCACCAGGCTTTAATAATGTATCTATATTTTTTGCCGAGCCAAAATCAGCAGCAACATCTGATAGTTGTTCATTTTCCTGCACATACTTGCTATATTGCACAAGCTTTGATAGCGCTCGAACTGGATTTAAAGCACATGAAATTACCGCGATATCGTTTGCTACAAGCGTATTCGTCGCTTTCGGGTACGTCAGTCCTTCTAGTGGGAACGGGAAAACAGCAATTACTTTATTGCTTGCTTTTGCAACCGATACAAACTCTTGTAGTTGAGGTGTATTTGCATCCCAATTGAATGGAAAATCCGTGAAAATAATATTATCCACACCCGGATCATTCACTAACCCCTTCATTGCTTCTAAATAAAATTCTGGATTCGTTACGGAAGCGGCAGCTGTTAAATCAATCGGATTGCTGACACTTGCATAATCTGGTAAAGTTTTGCGAATTTCCGCTTTTGTCTCCTCAGATAACTGCACGATATTTAATCCATAACTTTCACAGCGGTCGGCCTCATTAATGCCACGCCCCCCTGAGCTCGTAATAATGACCGTATTTTTCCCGGTCGGCAGTCTTTCTGGATTAAATAATTTTGAAAAGGCGATAATATCATCAAAATCCTCAGCACGGACAATACCATTTTGTTTGAAAAAGGCATCATAAATCATATCCGAACCTGCTAATGAACCCGTATGAGAAGCTGCAGCACGACTTCCTGCATCACTGCGTCCCGTTTTCATTAACACAATAGGCTTTTTCTTATTTAACGCTTGTTTCGCTAATTGCTTGAATTTCTCCGGTTTTTTTGTACCTTCTAAATAGCCGCTAATCATGCTCGTCTCTTCGTCGTGCACCATGTATTCCACAAAATCTTCAAAACTCGTATCCATCTCATTGCCTGTACTAATGAAATAGTTAAAGTTAACCCCATTTTGCGCTGCTGCCATATACGTTAAAACACCAAATGCGCCACTTTGCGAAACATACCCTACCCCTTTTTTTCCATCCATCGGTACTGTTAAAAAAGATGGAGAGAATGTACCGATTAAGCCGTTTGATGTGTTTACAAGACCTACACAGTTAGGACCAACTAAACGGATGCCATGCTCTTTTGCATACTGGGCTAATTCTTCTTGTAATTTTTGACCTTCTTCACCTGCTTCAGAGAAACCTGCCGCAAAAATAATGGCTGATTTTACTTTCTTTTTGGCACAGTCAACGAGCCCTGCTTTTATTTGATGGTAACTTACGCAAAAAATAACGAGATCAATCTCACCTGGCACATCTGCTAAGGATGAGTAACTTTTTAATCCTGCAATTTCAGTCGCGGTCGGATGAATTGGAATAATTTCTCCTTGGAACTGACCATCAATTAACGCCCTGATTTGTAAATGTCCGATTTTATATTTATTTTCTGATGCACCTAATACAGCAACTGACTTTGGGTTTAACAACGGTCTTAAAGTTTCATAACCTACTACTTCTTGAGTCATCCACTCACACCCCTAGTGTTTCATCAGATTTAACATCTGTAGCATTACTTTACCAATAGAATTTTAAATAATCAGAAAATTGTTAGGTATAAACTTATATACTTATAAAGACCATACTATTTCAAAATAAAGTACCTCAGCCGTTGATATGACTGGGCTAAAAAAATGAGCAAAAAAATTTATGCACGTTATAACCCCGACAACTACGCGAGTTAACCTCGACACTAACACCCTGTAAGCGCATTCATACAAAAAAGGCTTTGCCAGAAGTTATTAACTTCAGCAAAGCCTTGCACTTTTTTAATTATTTTCTCTAATGGAGATCTAATGTTCCCTCAATCAAACGCTTCCATCCACTTCACGATTTTTCCTCTTAACTTTGCAGATGGCTTTGCCTGACTACGTTCAATATTACTAACATAGGAAGCTGACACTTCAAGTGCCTCTGCTACTGTTAACAATGTGAGTTTATGCTCCTTTCGAATTTCTAGAAGGCGCTCACCTATTTTTCTAAGCATGGCATTTTTTTTCATCACCGTTTCTTCCTGTAGCACTGCATTTTTATCCACTTTTTTAATGGAGCGATAATGGTCCTTCACAACATGCGATGGCTCAATGACAACAGATGTATTGAGCCAATATTTTGTCCAACCTCTACTTAACGCTACATCTTCGTCCCAATTCACGTAATGCCAATCTGCAATGATCTTATCGGCAGTTAATTGATCCAATGCCTTCTCAAATCGTTCACGAGTACGCATTGGGGAACGTTTGTTTAAAGTTTCACCACTTGCCTCGAGTAAAGTGCTAATTTTATTTAGCTGTAAAAAGTCTCCTTTATAAGCTTGCGTACGCCAACGCCAGCTCAAATAGCGGCATAGCTGCTTTTCACAACTAAACCGGTAGGCATGATACGTAAGTGCCTGTAGTGGTAACAAGGCTACTTGCCTTTGCGAGGATGTTAAGTATTTTGCCAATACTTTGTCGAGTGTAAATGAAATTGTTTTACTACAATTTTCTTTGTTCACTCTATATTCTTTTCCATCTTTTTGTTTAAATAGTATCGTTCTCCCTTGCACGCCAACTTGAATCGGTTGATTGTTTTTATATATGACCGTTTTTTCAATTGTTAACCATAAACTTTGAATATTACTTAAAGCCGTGATGACTTGCTCTTTTTGTTTTGCTTCAAAGCCACCCCGTCTTCCCTCGCCACCTAACTTTGCTTTTAAGCCGCGCATTACTAAAATATCGGCTAACTCAATTTCGATAATTTCATCAGGATGTTTGGACCTGTGCAAAAATATGCTACATAAAATATCCAATACATCGACATCAATC is part of the Solibacillus sp. FSL K6-1523 genome and harbors:
- a CDS encoding MaoC/PaaZ C-terminal domain-containing protein, which produces MVQLDQLVEGQQLPTHTKEKVTKVQLVKYAGASGDFNPLHTDDAFAQKIGLPGVIAHGMLVMGFLGEYVNKLAGDVAVVKDFKMRFGAMTVPNDVITCLGVVKKIYEEDGKQLAVLELFAEKGPQQIVGSGEAILQFN
- a CDS encoding MaoC family dehydratase N-terminal domain-containing protein, with protein sequence MELAHLVGKTSNPFIFQVDQRHIRQFAQAIGDTNPLYIDEKYAKTTVHGGIIAPPTFPVAISPDNGEQFDLGLDYRRMLHGEQQFIYTRAIRPGDVLHCQLKVTDVYEREGKNGMMEFLVLDTEIVDTVGNHVVTSRMNIIYRSLVVK
- a CDS encoding helix-turn-helix domain-containing protein, which produces MNNYIQQVIDEYKNDIQNFFVLCIFDELETHYDYLTLYEQHMADGSIIALDHHDSTANSKRYVLSEEAYLQNEELFYKLRIEARNRTIEKMAKSVIFYVVAQNDDANHSILSNKQLLDEALNKTKRIIRKTTFISDPITWDYFYSWCRAQLTTFVFEEMIITNGVNGLKNLTPTELNELFVERLTSNLTSNREFINKFSRAIDLYIQEWQRKIIHELNNNIQTYLRIEHAVEKQEVARVERENIQITTIPNYIFVLNSVVYHAVREAIYRRSFTQGEPDSWPQYNFIKGKTKGHIRIIPKLENDKNTMNLNEESIIMAHNIVQQLSTIDVDVLDILCSIFLHRSKHPDEIIEIELADILVMRGLKAKLGGEGRRGGFEAKQKEQVITALSNIQSLWLTIEKTVIYKNNQPIQVGVQGRTILFKQKDGKEYRVNKENCSKTISFTLDKVLAKYLTSSQRQVALLPLQALTYHAYRFSCEKQLCRYLSWRWRTQAYKGDFLQLNKISTLLEASGETLNKRSPMRTRERFEKALDQLTADKIIADWHYVNWDEDVALSRGWTKYWLNTSVVIEPSHVVKDHYRSIKKVDKNAVLQEETVMKKNAMLRKIGERLLEIRKEHKLTLLTVAEALEVSASYVSNIERSQAKPSAKLRGKIVKWMEAFD
- a CDS encoding acetate--CoA ligase family protein → MTQEVVGYETLRPLLNPKSVAVLGASENKYKIGHLQIRALIDGQFQGEIIPIHPTATEIAGLKSYSSLADVPGEIDLVIFCVSYHQIKAGLVDCAKKKVKSAIIFAAGFSEAGEEGQKLQEELAQYAKEHGIRLVGPNCVGLVNTSNGLIGTFSPSFLTVPMDGKKGVGYVSQSGAFGVLTYMAAAQNGVNFNYFISTGNEMDTSFEDFVEYMVHDEETSMISGYLEGTKKPEKFKQLAKQALNKKKPIVLMKTGRSDAGSRAAASHTGSLAGSDMIYDAFFKQNGIVRAEDFDDIIAFSKLFNPERLPTGKNTVIITSSGGRGINEADRCESYGLNIVQLSEETKAEIRKTLPDYASVSNPIDLTAAASVTNPEFYLEAMKGLVNDPGVDNIIFTDFPFNWDANTPQLQEFVSVAKASNKVIAVFPFPLEGLTYPKATNTLVANDIAVISCALNPVRALSKLVQYSKYVQENEQLSDVAADFGSAKNIDTLLKPGATLSESEASEVLDHYGIPTTKRSIARDAEEAVKIAKSVGFPVVLKIDSPHIPHKTEADAIRLNVASEEDVRNAFEEVMTNAKAYNPAATLNGVSVQEMLPSGVEIIIGAHNDETFGPVIMAGLGGIFVEVFKDIAFKVAPLTRKDAVDLLEELQGKAILHGARGKAPVDKEAIIDVLLKVSNLMTDNKEKIKELDINPLIVYENGIKAADAMIVVQEKVAEIQVVGG